A stretch of the Chanos chanos chromosome 1, fChaCha1.1, whole genome shotgun sequence genome encodes the following:
- the chd4a gene encoding chromodomain-helicase-DNA-binding protein 4a, with amino-acid sequence MSGSEDDRDDFGHNEDRSMMQDEEDLEEDMSENEAPKVKKKKKAKKSRESKSNKRQRQRREDLAVSSPEAGEGPDVDEGDEDGGGVRSDSEGSDYTPGRKKKKRASSSKDKRRSNAGDRAAASAVTKRKELEEEDEEDDDDSQEPKTSSQLLDAWGMEDIDHVFTEEDYRSLTNYKAFSQFVRPLIAAKNPKIAVSKMMMVLGAKWREFSTNNPLRGSATANAALAAANVAAAVDNMVTSGTETPASTPSVPPAPEPQPPPAPPLRKAKTKEGKGPNARKKSKPAPKPQEKKVKTKKVAPLKIKLGGFNSKRKRSSSEEDDVDADSDFDDGSMNSVSVSDGSNSRSSRSKKKPKTTKKKKRVDEDGDGYETDHQDYCEVCQQGGEIILCDTCPRAYHMVCLDPDMEKAPEGTWSCPHCEKEGIQWEAREEGSDGEEENEGDRGEAEEDDHHMEFCRVCKDGGELLCCDSCPSSYHIHCLNPPLPEIPNGEWICPRCTCPALKGKVQKILTWRWGDPPPPTPVPRPPDLPADAPDPAPLSGRPEREFFVKWHNMSYWHCSWVSELQLELHCQVMFRNYQRKNDMDEPPPIDFGGDGDEDKSEKRKNKDPIYAQMEEKYYRFGIKMEWMMIHRILNHSVDKKNNVHYLIKWRDLPYDQATWESEDMDIPDFDAYKLQYWNHRELMMGDEGKPGKKLKIKGKMKRLDRPPENPVVDPTIKFERQPDYLDSTGGTLHPYQLEGLNWLRFSWAQGTDTILADEMGLGKTVQTAVFLYSLYKEGHSKGPFLVSAPLSTIINWEREFEMWAPDMYVVTYVGDKDSRAVIRENEFTFEDNAIRGGKKASRMKKEAAVKFHVLLTSYELITIDMAILGSIDWACLVVDEAHRLKNNQSKFFRVLNNYPLQHKLLLTGTPLQNNLEELFHLLNFLTPERFSNLEGFLEEFADIAKEDQIKKLHDMLGPHMLRRLKADVFKHMPSKTELIVRVELSPMQKKYYKFILTRNFEALNTRGGGNQVSLLNVVMDLKKCCNHPYLFPVAAMEAPKMPNGMYEGSALAKAAGKLLLLQKMLKKLKEGGHRVLIFSQMTKMLDLLEDFLEHEGYKYERIDGGITGAQRQEAIDRFNAPGAVQFVFLLSTRAGGLGINLATADTVIIYDSDWNPHNDIQAFSRAHRIGQNKKVMIYRFVTKASVEERITQVAKKKMMLTHLVVRPGLGSKTGSMSKQELDDILKFGTEELFKDEGEGENKEEDSSVIHYDDKAIDRLLDRNQDATEDTELQSMNEYLSSFKVAQYVVKDEDEEEEEVQREIIKQEESVDPDYWEKLLRHHYEQQQEDLARNLGKGKRIRKQVNYNDGSQEDRGSRRDWQDDQSDNQSDYSVASEEGDEDFDERSEVNSRRPNRKGLRNDKDKPLPPLLARVGGNIEVLGFNARQRKAFLNAVMRYGMPPQDAFTTQWLVRDLRGKSEKEFKAYVSLFMRHLCEPGADGAETFADGVPREGLSRQHVLTRIGVMSLIRKKVQEFEHVNGQWSMPWMMELEENKKAAAAHPDSPGKTPSTGTPADTQPNTPAPDEASKSEDAGKEVEKEKEGEAEKESKEPKKSTESEVIAIPDEDEKTPSPNEEKDKPAESTTETEKASSGEEKDKEKEKEKTEKEGDKEENTGEAAEENKSTEETKPEVSEVKSEEPEVKAEEKKEEKVEKMDTTPPPDEKKEQKEEKEAGKTEESTKLQNGDSAKDAAAAGGSEEKKKAKTRFMFNIADGGFTELHSLWQNEERAATVTKKTNEIWHRRHDYWLLAGIIQHGYARWQDIQNDVRFAILNEPFKGEMNRGNFLEIKNKFLARRFKLLEQALVIEEQLRRAAYLNMSEDPSHPSMALNTRFSEVECLAESHQHLSKESMSGNKPANAVLHKVLKQLEELLSDMKADVTRLPATIARIPPVAVRLQMSERNILSRLASRGPDTQSQQVPQQ; translated from the exons atgAAGAGGACCTGGAGGAGGACATGTCGGAGAATGAAGCGCCcaaggtgaagaagaagaagaaagcgaAGAAGAGTCGTGAAAGCAAAAGCAACAAGAGGCAGCGGCAGCGCAGAGAG gactTGGCTGTCAGTTCTCCGGAGGCTGGGGAGGGGCCTGATGTGGACGAGGGAGACGAGGATGGAGGAGGGGTGCGCTCAGACAGCGAGGGGAGTGACTACACCCCTggcagaaagaagaagaaacgaGCAAGCTCCTCGAAAGACAAGAGAAGGAGCAACGCCGGGGACCGGGCCGCCGCTTCGGCCGTCACCAAGAGGAAAGAGcttgaggaagaggatgaggaagatgatgacgACAGCCAG GAACCGAAGACCTCCTCTCAGCTCCTGGATGCCTGGGGGATGGAGGACATCGACCATGTCTTCACTGAGGAAGACTACCGATCCCTGACCAACTACAAGGCCTTCAGCCAGTTTGTCAG GCCTCTGATAGCGGCTAAAAACCCGAAGATCGCCGTTTCAAAGATGATGATGGTTCTCGGTGCTAAGTGGCGGGAGTTCAGCACTAACAACCCCCTCCGTGGCTCGGCTACTGCGAATGCTGCCCTGGCCGCGGCTAACGTGGCGGCTGCCGTGGACAACATGGTTACCAGTGGCACGGAAACGCCTGCTTCCACACCCAGTGTGCCCCCTGCCCCCGAACCTCAGCCTCCACCTGCACCTCCTCTCCGCAAGGCCAAGACCAAAGAAGGCAAAG GTCCAAATGCTCGTAAGAAATCCAAACCAGCTCCAAAGCCTCAGGAGAAGAAAGTGAAAACCAAGAAAGTCGCTCCTTTGAAGATTAAACTCGGAGGCTTCAACAGCAAGAGGAAACGCTCCTCT agtgagGAGGATGATGTGGATGCGGACAGTGACTTTGATGATGGCAGTATGAAcagcgtgtctgtgtctgatggCTCCAACAGCCGCAGCAGCCGCTCCAAGAAGAAGCCCAAGACcaccaagaagaagaaaagag tggatgAGGATGGGGACGGCTACGAGACAGATCATCAGGATTACTGTGAGGTGTGTCAGCAGGGTGGGGAGATCATTCTGTGTGACACCTGTCCCAGAGCCTATCACATGGTCTGTCTGGACCCTGACATGGAGAAGGCCCCTGAGGGCACCTGGAGCTGCCCACACTGc GAGAAGGAGGGCATACAGTGGGAGGCACGTGAGGAGGGCTCTGACGGTGAGGAGGAGAATGAAGGAGACAGGGGAGAAGCTGAAGAGGATGACCATCATATGGAGTTCTGCCGCGTGTGCAAGGATGGAGGAGAGTTGCTGTGCTGTGACTCCTGCCCTTCATCCTATCACATCCACTGTCTCAATCCTCCTCTGCCTGAGATACCCAATGGAGAGTGGATCTGCCCCCGCTGCACT TGTCCTGCCTTGAAGGGTAAGGTGCAGAAGATTTTGACCTGGCGATGGGGCgatcctcctcctcccacccctGTACCACGCCCCCCTGACCTTCCAGCTGACGCCCCTGACCCCGCCCCGTTGTCCGGCCGCCCTGAGAGGGAATTCTTCGTCAAATGGCACAACATGTCATACTGGCACTGCTCTTGGGTGTCTGAGCTAcag CTGGAGCTGCACTGCCAGGTGATGTTTAGAAACTACCAGCGCAAGAACGACATGGACGAGCCACCGCCCATCGATTTTGGAGGGGATGGAGATGAAGACAAGagtgagaagaggaaaaataaagaccCAATCTATGCTCAGATGGAGGAGAAATACTATCGCTTCGGGATCAAGATGGAGTGGATGATGATCCACCGCATCCTCAACCACAG tgtggataagaagAATAACGTTCACTACCTGATCAAATGGAGGGACCTGCCCTATGACCAGGCCACATGGGAGTCTGAAGACATGGACATTCCTGACTTTGACGCTTATAAACTGCAGTACTGGAACCACAG ggaACTGATGATGGGAGATGAGGGCAAGCCAGGAAAGAAGCTGAAGATTAAGGGCAAAATGAAGAGATTAGACAGACCTCCAGAGAACCCTGTGGTGGAT cCCACCATAAAGTTTGAGCGTCAGCCAGACTACCTGGACTCTACAGGTGGGACTCTCCACCCATACCAGTTGGAGGGGCTAAACTGGCTGCGCTTCTCCTGGGCTCAGGGAACAGACACTATCCTGGCCGACGAGATGGGTTTGGGCAAGACTGTCCAAACTGCTGTGTTCCTCTATTCCCTCTACAAagag GGTCATTCAAAGGGGCCGTTCTTGGTCAGTGCCCCTCTCTCCACCATCATTAACTGGGAGCGTGAGTTTGAGATGTGGGCTCCAGACATGTATGTGGTGACGTATGTGGGAGACAAGgacagcagggccgttatcaggGAGAACGAGTTCACCTTCGAGGACAACGCCATCCGCGGAGGAAAGAAAGCCTCCAGGATGAAG AAAGAGGCCGCGGTGAAGTTCCACGTGCTGCTGACGTCCTATGAGTTGATCACTATAGACATGGCCATACTGGGCTCCATAGACTGGGCCTGTCTGGTGGTGGACGAGGCTCACAGACTCAAAAACAACCAGTCTAAG tttttcaGGGTGTTGAACAACTATCCGCTCCAGCATAAGCTGCTCCTGACAGGAACTCCTCTCCAGAACAATCTGGAGGAGCTCTTCCACCTCCTCAACTTCCTCACCCCCGAGAGATTCAG TAACCTTGAGGGTTTCCTGGAGGAGTTTGCGGACATCGCTAAAGAGGACCAGATTAAGAAACTCCATGACATGCTGGGTCCACACATGCTGAGACGACTGAAGGCCGATGTGTTTAAACACATGCCGTCCAAAACCGAGCTCATCGTCCGAGTGGAACTCAGCCCCATGCAGAA GAAATACTACAAGTTCATCCTGACACGAAACTTTGAGGCTCTGAACACTCGTGGAGGGGGAAACCAAGTGTCCCTGCTCAACGTGGTCATGGACCTGAAAAAGTGCTGTAACCATCCCTACCTTTTCCCTGTTGCCGCAATG GAGGCTCCAAAGATGCCCAATGGGATGTATGAAGGCAGTGCCCTGGCTAAAGCTGCCGGGAAACTGCTGCTACTGCAGAAGATGCTGAAAAAACTCAAGGAAGGAGGACATAGggttctcattttctctcag ATGACTAAGATGTTGGACTTGCTGGAGGATTTCCTGGAGCATGAGGGTTACAAATATGAGCGCATCGATGGTGGGATCACTGGAGCCCAGAGACAGGAAGCTATTGACCGCTTCAATG CACCGGGAGCTgtgcagtttgtgtttctgttgtcaACGAGGGCTGGAGGTCTGGGTATTAACTTGGCTACTGCCGACACCGTCATCATTTACGACTCAGACTGGAACCCTCACAATGACATTCAG gcGTTCAGCAGGGCCCATCGTATCGGCCAGAACAAAAAGGTGATGATCTACCGTTTCGTCACTAAGGCGTCGGTGGAGGAGAGGATCACTCAG GTGGCTAAGAAAAAGATGATGCTGACCCACTTGGTGGTCCGGCCCGGTCTGGGCTCCAAGACGGGCTCCATGTCCAAACAGGAGCTGGACGACATTCTGAAATTTGGCACGGAGGAGCTCTTCAAGGATGAGGGAGAAG GAGAGAATAAGGAAGAGGACAGCAGTGTGATCCACTACGACGACAAAGCCATTGACCGTCTACTGGACCGGAACCAGGACGCCACCGAGGACACAGAGCTCCAGAGCATGAATGAATACCTCAGCTCCTTTAAGGTGGCCCAATACGTGGTAaaggatgaggatgaagag gaggaggaggtgcagaGGGAGATCATTAAGCAGGAGGAGAGCGTGGACCCAGACTACTGGGAGAAGCTCCTGCGTCATCACTACgagcagcagcaggaggacTTGGCGAGGAACCTGGGCAAGGGCAAACGCATCCGCAAACAGGTCAACTACAACGACGGCTCCCAGGAGGACCGAGGTAGTAGACGGG ATTGGCAAGATGACCAGTCTGATAACCAGTCTGATTACTCCGTGGCCTCAGAAGAGGGTGACGAGGACTTTGACGAGCGGTCTGAAG tgaacTCTCGTAGACCCAACAGAAAAGGCCTGAGAAATGACAAGGACAAACCTCTGCCCCCTCTGCTGGCCAGAGTGGGAGGCAACATCGAG GTGCTGGGTTTTAACGCCCGTCAGAGGAAGGCCTTTCTCAACGCGGTCATGCGTTACGGCATGCCGCCCCAGGATGCCTTCACCACACAGTGGCTGGTCAGGGACCTGCGAGGCAAATCAGAGAAAGAGTTCAA ggcaTACGTGTCGCTCTTCATGAGGCACTTGTGCGAACCCGGTGCAGATGGGGCGGAGACCTTCGCAGATGGAGTCCCGCGGGAAGGGTTGTCACGACAACACGTTCTTACCCGTATTGGTGTGATGTCACTAATCCGAAAGAAG GTGCAGGAGTTTGAACACGTTAATGGCCAGTGGTCAATGCCCTGGATGATGGAACTGGAGGAGAATAAGAAGGCAGCCGCCGCCCACCCAGACTCGCCCGGAAAGACGCCCTCTACAGGCACACCAGCCGACACCCAACCCAACACGCCCGCCCCAG ACGAAGCCTCCAAGTCGGAAGATGCCGGAAAagaagtggagaaagagaaggagggagaagcGGAGAAGGAAAGCAAAGAGCCCAAAAAGAGCACAGAGTCAGAG GTCATTGCCATTCCTGACGAAGACGAAAAAACGCCCTCACCCAACGAGGAGAAGGACAAACCGGCTGAATctaccacagagacagagaaagctaGCAGCGGAGaggagaaagataaagaaaaagagaaagagaaaactgagaAGGAAGGAGACAAAGAGGAGAACACTGGAGAGGCAGCAGAGGAGAACAAGTCTACAGAAGAGACCAAACCAGAGGTGTCTGAGGTCAAAAGTGAAGAGCCTGAGGTTAAAG cagaggagaagaaagaagagaaagttgAGAAGATGGACACCACTCCTCCTCCAGATGAGAAGAAAG AgcaaaaggaggagaaggaggcaGGGAAGACGGAGGAGTCAACCAAGCTGCAGAATGGAGACAGTGCCAAAGATGCTGCAGCAGCTGGGGGcagtgaggagaagaagaaggccAAGACTCGTTTCATGTTCAACATCGCAGATGGAGGATTCACTG aattGCACTCCTTGTGGCAGAATGAAGAACGAGCTGCCACAGTTACCAAGAAGACCAATGAAATTTGGCATCGTCGCCATGACTACTGGCTGCTTGCTGGCATCATACA ACACGGCTATGCTCGGTGGCAGGACATCCAGAACGACGTGAGATTCGCTATACTCAACGAGCCTTTCAAAGGAGAGATGAACCGAGGAAACTTCCTGGAGATCAAGAACAAGTTCCTCGCCAGGAGATTTAAG CTGCTGGAACAGGCCCTGGTGATAGAAGAGCAGTTGCGTCGGGCTGCCTACCTCAACATGTCCGAGGACCCGTCCCACCCCTCCATGGCTCTGAACACGCGCTTCAGCGAGGTGGAGTGTTTGGCAGAGTCCCACCAGCACCTCAGCAAGGAGTCCATGTCTGGAAACAAACCTGCCAACGCCGTCCTGCACAAAG TCCTGAAGCAGCTGGAAGAACTGCTTAGTGACATGAAGGCAGATGTCACCCGTCTCCCGGCAACTATTGCTAGGATACCACCTGTTGCCGTTAGGCTGCAGATGTCCGAAAGGAACATCCTGAGTCGTTTGGCCAGCCGAGGGCCGGACACACAGTCCCAGCAG GTGCCTCAGCAATAG